In the genome of Dermacentor silvarum isolate Dsil-2018 chromosome 1, BIME_Dsil_1.4, whole genome shotgun sequence, one region contains:
- the LOC119451673 gene encoding LOW QUALITY PROTEIN: putative uncharacterized protein DDB_G0271606 (The sequence of the model RefSeq protein was modified relative to this genomic sequence to represent the inferred CDS: inserted 2 bases in 1 codon; deleted 1 base in 1 codon) encodes SSPQQQQQQQQQQQQQQQQQQQQQQPQQQHQQQQRSSSKQQQQAAAAAAQQQQQQPQTHSTAGSRAAACSSSQQQQQLSSSSKQHSSQQQQQQQQQQQQQQQQQQQQQQQPQQQQQQQQQQQQQQQQQQQQQQQQQQQQQQQQQQQQQQQQQQXSSAAAAAAAAAAAAAAAAAAAAAAAAAAAAAAAAAAAAAQQQQQQQQQQQQQQQQQQQQQQQQQQQQQQQQQQQQQQQQQ; translated from the exons agcagcccgcagcagcagcagcagcagcagcagcagcagcagcagcagcagca gcagcagcagcagcagcagcagcctcagcagcagcatcagcagcagcagcgcagcagcagcaagcagcagcagcaggcagcagcagcagcagcgcagcagcagcagcagcagccgcagacaCACAGCACAGCAGGCAGCAGAGCAGCAGCatgcagcagcagccagcagcagcagcagctcagcagcagcagcaagcagcacagcagtcagcagcagcagcagcagcagcag cagcagcagcagcagcagcagcagcagcagcagcagcagcagcagcca cagcagcagcagcagcagcagcagcagcagcagcagcagcagcagcagcagcagcagcagcagcagcagcagcagcagcagcagcagcagcagcagcagcagcagcagcagcagcagcagcagca cagcagcgcagcagcagcagcagcagcagcagcagcagcagcagcagcagcagcagcagcagcagcagcagcagcagcagcagcagcagcagcagcagcagcagcagcagcagcagcacagcagcagcagcagcagcagcagcagcagcagcagcagcagcagcagcagcagcagcagcagcagcagcagcagcagcagcagcagcagcagcagcagcagcagcagcagcagcagcagcag